The Solanum lycopersicum chromosome 2, SLM_r2.1 DNA window TAAAGTAATCGAATATAAATATTACAATAACACCACATTAAAGAACtaataaaaagttttgaaaagTATAAGTGATTGTCGATACATCTCATGAATTAATTTCGTATTCAAGTTttgtttatgaatattttaatagaGAAACACCTTAATGAACCTTTTTTAATGTAaattcaaactaaaaaaaaaaaatgaagacaaTTGCAACACACAAAAAGAATGGCCCTTTTTTCTCAGCTTATAAAAATCTCATTATCTTGATTGATTAATGACTCAGATGTGACAAAGCAGAAAATTGTAAACTGCTATACATGCATGGACAATTGACCTAGCGATTATTTTTTTGTCCATTTGATATTTAGCCACTAAGGCTATACAATTCAAAGCAAAAGTCTTCCAACACAGCGCTTGATAAACCATACACAGCGAGTATTATTTTCTgagtcaattttttaaattgtcatTCAAATTAAAAGAATTGCCTTGAAACatcatttatgtttcatttaggatcaaaatagcattcaattattactatttttctcCAAATATACTTGACACTTTAAAATCATCACTCTCTCCTAGTTGGCATGATATGTCATTAaagtcatttttaataatagactaatttaattcattaaatccattttactaaaataatgatcatattagtttactttattttaatctattaagaataaattttcatacttaaaatattttatcataattaaactttttattttttatgttatgaagaatacatttttaaaatgtattataattttattaattttgaatacttataaacacatacattgaaaaaaatatttacatacataTCACTCATTAACGTTAATTTATATCAATTAATCATAAGTTGTagaataaatcaataatatcaaaggtcaattaattattacaataatattaattgtatattttgcaATTGATGCTTCCGatattgttttttgaaaaaaaagaataagtaagtgaataacattatatttttaatccATTAGAAATACTAAATACCTCAAAAGTCTCCTTAAATTCTAGTTGATAAGCCCTACcattaattaatcattttaagaaaaataatagatctatttaattcatcaaacttatgtctctacaaaataaatatataaattacatgagaatttatgaagattataaGGAAAGTAATTTAAAGAGTCTAACAACTTTATATATTGTCACCAAACAAAATTCAATGGAAAATCATTGTGTGCAATTGCTacctaataattttaaaattcctaactaaattatttgaaaattttaaacaattttttaataaaaatatttagataagttTGTAAAGTTGACAAAAAACCTGGtaagaaaaagaatattattatttaacttttttttaattttagttttatttttatttttttattctatattatattatattataacttttcatacaattaaacatcaataaataaactaataattaattgaatttactaatttaattcgatagtatacatattatatgagattactatactaataaataaagataaaaaaattattttatataaatattattttcttactattttcttttttaaaaaagatattataagtatatatggATTTCAAAGCACccaaatgattattttttaataaataatcgatctttaatattattgatttattatacaatttatgattaattaaagtaaaacaGCGTTCATGAGTGATTTGtttatcaatatttttgaatgtatgcatttattagtatttaaaattgatgaGATTATAGTACATTTTAAAAACGCATTttgcataacataaaaaaaaaattaattatgataaaagattttaagtataaaaatttattcttaatgaattaaataaaaaattaaaaacaatatgaTCATCATTTTAGTTAAAtgagtttaatgaattaaattagtctattattaaaaaaagaacttaatgacatgtcatgccaaaTAGGAGAGAGTAATACTTTTAAATTGTCAAGTATATTTGGAGGAAAATAGTGATATTTTGATcataaatgaaacataaataatgttttaaaacaaTTTCTTTAACTTGAGTGACTATTTGGGAAATTGACtcttattttttaagatttgaacatttttaaaaagagttatTCCTTGAATTTCTATAGTatgattttcaaattaaaatggaataaagagagaaatagtAGGAAGACGAGAGAAGatttattattaatgatattcAAAGATGAAATACATGTTGAATTTCATGTAATAGGCTTTCACTATAATAAACAAATAGAGAAAAGATTTAAAGTGATACCTGAAGTTGTCccaaatttttgaaaagacaTCTAAACTATGCAAGTGTCCTATTATCCCCTAAACAATCCTGAAATGATATTTTTACATCATTTTTTGTTCACCTGGCATGGAGAGTATATACACTCTCTTAAAGAACGTGAACAAACTGAAAAAacgaatataattttatttttacaaaaagtttactataaaaatatatatttttatatttcttattattttaactttttctcattattatttttcttttttttcttcactctTCTTCGAAATTTCACTTTCAATGTCACTTTTTATCACAACTACACCTCTCTTTTATTCTACTATTAGTTCAGTtctcttcaattttaaaattatatctacATATTATAATACATTTCGAACAATGTGATAAACCCATtaaatttcaagatgattattaggcattatttagttttttattcgaatttcaattaaactttttcaattttcgGAGAATTCTTATgctttcaaaattatcatttctagttttgaatttatatgaaaatgagataaattgtgatacattcgagattttgatctttcttagaaaaataattagttctGTTATCAATAACTTAACAAAGTCTAGAAAATGGTATAGTTTTGGAAAGTaagaaatttgatcaaatataaagaagaaaagagaaagaaaatggaAAGGTTCAACTTGATATGGGTGTGGGGTAGGTgagggtgagaggtgaagaagaagaaataaagaaaaaaatggagggAGCTTGAAAAATGGGATGgaagatgaattaaaaattgaaatgaaattaaaattaaaataataaaaccaaaataagtcaaaaagtaagataaaaaaataaagaaaaacttaaatgaaaagaaaataatatttcaaattgaattaaCACGTGTCACACAATGATTGGTGTGTGATTACACTTgccatttaaaatttgaaattaatccaaaaatgatgtaataatatatattcgGAATAATTTAGGGGTAATAGGAAATTTTTGGACAAATTCAAATGTCACTTTAAGTCTTTTCtctaaacaaatataatattttaaattaattagttttaataaACACGTGACAAGTAAAATAGGAGGTCCAAGTTTGCACGTgagtatttgaattttgaagcaaaaaaaagttattgctTCTCTCTTTAGCCCATATAATTTAGGCATACTATAAATATATCCTTTTAACTtgaatttaaatcaaatttatgcCCTTCAATTTTGAGGATGTGTACAAGTagatacttaaatttgtataaaattgaacaaataaacacacatgtcctacatgtcattttttgtcctacatgGTATCCTATGTGTATTGTGGCATGTatgactcatgtgtttatttactaaaaagttgaatagttaaagttgtctgtttgtgcattataaaaattagaattaaaaattaaaatttgaaattaaatttaaagtcTTATACGTGtattatgtcttttattttatatagtacattacattttttgtattaataaagaaaaagcGTGCTATTATTCTTTATGCCTATTTCTCTGCGCTTGAAAGAGAAATACTAGCTACCACTTCTCTCTATGCTTCCTGCAATGTTTTGTCAAATAGCAATTTGCATGTTGTTTTGTGGTTTCACATTATCATCATGTCATCAAACAGAGATCCTTAATATTATCAAAGAAAATTCTAACCAAGTTTCATCTTCAAGCAATTTCTTATTTGGAACATCCTCTTCTTGTTACCAGGTATGTACTTCCTacacttgattttttttgggggggtcTGAATTCTTGTTAtgagtacaattttttttgtccgCAGTATGAAGGAGCTATTCTCAGTGATGGAAAAGGTCTCAACAATTGGGATGTTTTTACTCACCAAGCTGGTCAGcttataaaattcaatttctattagtcgatttctttttttaaaatttttttattaattttggttAGTGTTGTTGCAGGTCATATTAAAGATGGAAGCAATGGAGATGTTGCTGTTGATCACTACAATCGTTATTTGGTAAACCTAATTCATCATTtgacttttcctttttaatgtAATTTCTGCGAACATTCTTGTTTATAGGACacaactcttttttcttttctttgaactGATCCAATACAGCTAACGAAAAGAAATACTCCATCCGTttcataaaagtttttttttaatcttatagtttaaaattaaagttatgtcaaatatactAAATTGCCTTTTAATCTTATGATcgtgaaaaagttaaaattaaaatgttataaaaaaaattattattttttaaacaaaaaaaaaagaagaatatttcctttttaaaaaaaagagtaggTTAATAATGGTTTGGTCCATAATATGTACGAGTAGGACATACTTGTCTGACAAGTGGGcaattcatttctttttataagCCCCActataaattgatatataatatagtGGCTTCTTATTATTTAAGGCTGGCTATTTCACAAGGCAAACACATTCTTGCATGTTTTTAATCCTGTTCACATGGGATCTATAGTAGTGAGCCACATTGATATTAATTAGATGTTTTCGGATAAATTCTGTTTTGGCCTactcaaaatcaacaataaaCTGATTAGATAGGAAGTAGCTATGCTTGAACAATTTGTGACACTTTTGGAGATTGatcaaaatttaactttttcattCGCGAAGAAAAAGGAAACACACTAATTTGTGCTGGCAACAGAGCATACATGATTGACACAAATTTAGAAATTTCTCAGTATCTAAGATCTAAAATTGGCATAAACTTCTGTCAAATTAATCAGTCACAAGGAACTTGCAAGATAGCAAGACTGGGGAGCACAATTTTTGTTCTGCAACAAGTCAAAGTGTCTCAGAAATGAAGGAATGTTAGATCAATGAAGTGTATTAGCTAGAAGTAGATGGGTAAAACATGAAATTGAAGAATTCTGATGTTTGGTAGTAAAATGAAACAGGAGGACATTAAGCTCATGGAAGATATGGGTGTTAATGGCTATCGTTTCTCTATCTCGTGGGCCAGAATTCTGCCCAGTAAGTTATAACTGTCACTAGTCGATCTCTTCCCTTCATTTTAAGCAAATACTACTAATTGTCATTTACATTGAACCATCTTTCTCTTCGTCGGTTGTAAATTTGACTCAGAGGGGACATTTGGAGATGTTAATATGGCCGGAATTGAGCACTACAATAAGCTTATTGATGCACTCTTACAGAAAGGTCAATTCGGCTTCACTTGCTAATAGTTTTAAGatatttataaatacaaaatgaagCAAAAAAGTTAATAGGGGGCTCAGACGACTTCTTTATGTTCTGTGAATTCAGGGATCCAACCGTTGATCACATTAACACATTATGACATACCACAAGAACTTGAGGAAAGATATGGTGGTTGGCTTAGTTCACAAATACAGTAAGTAGCTGCTCCCATCTTACACTTTAAGGTAGTTTGTATATGATGAACAAGTTAACTTGTGTGGTGTTTCAGGGATGATTTCAGCTATTATGCAGACATATGCTTCAAATATTTTGGGGACAGAGTCAAATACTGGACAACCATCAATGAGCCTAACCTTATGGCTGTTCGTGGCTATAGACTAGGAACTTACCCTCCAAGTCGATGCTCCGGTATAGTTGGGAATTGTAGTGCTGGTGATTCAGAAAGGGAGCCCTTCATTGCAGCTCACAATATGATCCTATCTCATGCAGCTGCTGTCAGCACTTACCGTACCAGATATCAGGTTTGTTCGATGGATCTATGCCCTTTCACCATCGCCATGTCAACTGTCAACACAGCATGATCTTGCAGAATTAGTCCAAATGGATTACCCCTTTAGTGCAACGCTATCTTCTGGCTTGTAAATGATATGAAGGTGAATTTTGGGGGAGTCAAACAGGAAAATGGTTTACATAAAAGACTAAAGCTCGAAAATTTAAGCTTGGAAAATACTTCCTCCTCTATCTATCAAATGGCATATTAAAAGTTTAGTAGAATATAACCTAGTCTATTTTATGCTTCTTTTCAGAAAAGACAAGGAGGAATGATTGGAATTTCTTTGGATACCCAATGGTATGAACCATTCAGCAATTCCCCAGAAGACATAGCTGCAACTGAGAGAGCTCGTTCGTTCTACGTCAACTGGTAACCCTTCCTTGTCAATAGTTCAGTACTACCATCTGGTTTCTTGTGCATCAgaaagagattattttttacTAAGCACCCCTATGCAGGTTTTTAGACCCTATTATATTAGGAAGATATCCCAAAGAAATGGTAGAAATTCTGGGATCTAATCTGCCAGACTTTTCAAAGAATGATTTGAGCAAGTTGAGTTATGGCCTAGATTTCATTGGCATCAATTACTATACGGCTAAATATATCAAAGATTGCTTATATTCTGCCTGTGAACATGGAAACACTTGGTCAGAGGGTTCCTTTTTTGAGACGAGAGAAAAAGACGGTGTCTACATTGGTCAACCTGTATGTTTTCTCCTCTTTTAACATTTAAGCATTCTTCATCTTTTAACCCTCCACTATGCCAAACTATTACTGGCACTTGTGCATTgctgaattttatttattttcaacaaCTTCAAAATGAATCAGACTGAAGTGGACTGGCTCTTTCTGTACCCACAAGggatgaaaaaaattgtgatgtACATGAAGGACAGATTCAACAATACTCCTATGGTTATCACCGAAAATGgtaagaagaaaagaaatttcaCATTCTTGTCATTTAAAAGCGAGATATAGTTTACTTAATCAACTAATAACCTGAACAAGATGCATTTGGATCTGTTGGGATGCATCCACTGACACAACTTGTAACATTGCAGGCATTGCTGAGAATGATAATCTGAATCCTTCAATAACAGACACCTTGAACGATATTCATAGAGTGAACTATATGCATAGCTACTTAAATTCATTGGCAAATGCAATCACGGATGGTGCAGATGTGAGAGGGTACTTTGTTTGGTCCCTTCTCGACAACTTTGAGTGGCTAGATGGATATAAGTTAAGATTTGGACTTCACTATGTCAACTATACTAATCTTCAGAGAACCCCAAAATTATCAGCTACCATGTATAAACAGCTCATGTATAACTTCAACATACAACTCGAAAAAAATACTGCCCAGAACTAGTAGGAGAAGATGATGgaaagtaaatattattttcactcCAGTGGGACTGTAATCATTTAAACAAGATTTGTTAATTACACAGAAACATTCTGTTGGAAGAGGTTGTCTCATATTTGAATGCTAGTCTATATATAACTTCTTGGCGTAGAGACCCAAGCTAACTAGAATCTACAATAACTCCATAATATAGGGAAGTCCAAAGTCTAgcataataaaaaatgaagttcAAGAGAGAGCAaccatttgaattatatttttgtactaataTACTTTGTTAAATGGTGCAGTTATAGAATTGACAGTTAGTAGAATGGCCCTATAAAAATCTTATTACCCTGATAGATTAATGGCTCAGATGTAACAAAGTAGAAAATTATAAACTGCTATACATGCATGGACAATTGACCTAGCGATTATTTTTCTGTCCATTTGATATTTAGTCACTAAGGCTATATAATTCAAAGCAAAAGTCTTCCAACCCAAAGCTGGATAAACAATAcacataaacaaaaattatataatgaattgaaatggagcaagtattatttttgagattttgatcattttgttctttaatGCTAAAAGAATACTCTAatcttgaatttttatattaaagtagTAATAAtcaaaatggaataaaaagaGTAACAGTAGGAAGAAgagataatatttattattcctATATATGAAATCATATTCAAAATGGACGGGAGAAATTAagcatttttttctattaataaaGCAAAAGCGTGCTATTATTCTTTATGCCTATTTCTCTGAGCTCGAAAGAGAAATACTAGCTACCActtctctctatttttcctGCAATGTTTTGTCGAATAGCAATTTGCATGTTGTTTTGTAGTTTCATAATATCATCATGTCATCAAACAGATATCcttaatattatcaaaaaaaatcctAACCAAGTTTCAACTTCAAGCAATTTCTTATTTGGAACATCCTCTTCCTGTTACCAGGTATGTACTTCCTacacttgattttttttgggggggtcTGAATTCTTGTTAtgagtacaatttttttttgtccgCAGTATGAAGGAGCTATTCTCAGTGATGGAAAAGGTCTCAACAATTGGGATGTTTTTACTCACGAAGCTGGTGagcttataaaaaaattaatgaatctcaatttctttttaaaatttattaatttcggTTAGTGTTGTTGCAGGTCATATTAAGGATGGAAGCAACGGAGATGTTGCTGTTGATCACTACAATCGTTATTTGGTAAACCTAATTCATCATTTGACTTTTCCGTTTTAATGTAATTTCTACAAACGTTGTTGTATATAGGTTCAcacaactctttttcttttcttttcaactgaTCCATTACagttaaggaaaagaaagatattttttttagtgaaagAGTAGGTTTGGTCAATAATATGTAGGAGTAGGACATACTTGTCTGACAAAATTTTATAAGCCCCATTATCAATTGATAAATAGTATAGTATTAGTGGCTTCTTATTATTTAAGGCTGGCTATTTCACAAGGCGAACACATTCTTGCATGTTTTTAATCCTGTTGAAATGGGATCTATAGTAGTGAGCCACATTGATATGAATTAGATGTTTTCGGATAAATTCTGTTTTGGCCtactcaaaatcaacaatgaaCTGATTAGATAGGAACAATAAATTAGACTTTTGGAGATGAGGAATTAACTTTTTCATTTGCGAAGAAAAGGGAAACACACTAATTTGTGCTGGCAACAGAGCATACATGATTGacacaaattttgaaatttctcaGTATCTAAGATCTAAAATTGGCATAAACTCGTGTCAAATTAATCAGTCATAAGGAACTTGCAAATAGCAAAACTGGGGAGCACAAAATTTTCGTTCTGCAACAAGTCGAAGTGTCTCAGAAATGAATGAATGTTGGACTAATGCAGTGTATTAGCAAGAAGTCGATGTGCAAAACATGAAATTGAAGAATTCTGATGTTTGGTAATAAAATGAAACAGGAGGACGTTAAGCTCATGGAAGATTTGGGTGTTAATGGCTATCGTTTCTCTATCTCGTGGGCAAGAATTCTGCCCAGTAAGTTATAACTGTCACTAGTCTCTTCCCTTCATTTTCAGCAAATACTCATTCTTGTCATTTCCATTGAACAATCTTTTCCTTTGTCGGTTGTAAATTTGACACAGAAGGGACATTTGGAGATGTTAATATGGCTGGAATTGAGCACTACAATAAGCTTATTGATGCACTCTTACAGAAAGGTCAATTCGGCTTCACTTGCTAATAGTTTGATAAATCCAAAATGAAGCAAAAAGGTTATTAATTTTGTGGGCTCAGACAACTTCTTTATGTGCTGTGAAATTCAGGGATCCAACCGTTGATCACATTAACACATTATGACATACCACAAGAACTTGAGGAAAGATATGGTGGTTGGCTTAGTTCACGAATACAGTAAGTAGCTGCTCCCATCTTACACTTTTAAGGTAGTTGTATATGATGAACAAGTTAACTTGTGTGGTGTTTCAGGGATGATTTCAGCTATTATGCAGACATATGCTTCAAATATTTTGGGGACAGAGTCAAATACTGGACAACCATCAATGAGCCTAACCTTATGGCTGTTCGTGGCTATAGAGAGGGAACTTACCCTCCATCTCGATGCTCCGGTATATTTGGGAATTGTAGTGCTGGTGATTCAGAAAGGGAGCCCTTCATTGCAGCTCACAATATGATCCTATCTCATGCAGCTGCTATCAGTATTTACCGTACCAGATATCAGGTTCTTTCGATGGCTCTATGCCCTTTCCCATTTGCCATGTCAACTCTCAACACGCATGATCTTGCAGAATTAATCCAAATGGTTTACCCCTTTAGTGCAACACTATTTTCTGGCTTGTAAATGATATGAAGGTGAATTTTGGGGTTAGTAAAACAAGGAAAATGGTATACTTGGAAGACTAAAGCACGAAAATTATGCTTGGAAACTGTTTCCCCCCCTCTATCTATCAAATGGTATATTGTAGAAGTTCATTAGAAGATCATACAAATATCAGTAATATAGTCTATTTTATGCTGCTTTTCAGAAAAGACAAGGAGGAATGATCGGAATTTCTTTGGATACCCAATGGTTTGAACCATTTAGCAATTCCTCAGAAGACATAGCCGCAGCTGAGAGAGCTCGGTCATTCTACGTCAACTGGTAATCTTTCCTTATCAGTAGTTCAGTACTGGAATCTGGTTTCTTGTGCATcagaaagagagggaaaaaatgttatttttttactaaGTACCCCTATATATGCAGGTTTTTAGACCCTATTATATTAGGAAGATATCCCAAAGAAATGGTACAAATTCTGGGATCTAATCTGCCAGACTTTTCAAAGAATGATTTGAGCAAGCTGAGTTATGGCTTGGATTTCATTGGCATCAATTACTATACGGCTGCATATATCAAAGATTGCTTATATTCTGCATGTGAACATGGAAGAACTTGGTCAGAGGGTTCCTTTTTAGATACTAGAGAAAAAGACGGTGTCTACATTGGTCAACCTGTATGTTTTCTCCTCTTTAATATTTGAGCATTCCTCATCTTCTAACCCTCCACTCTGCCAAACTATTACTGGCACTTTGTGCATtgctaaattttatttattttccacaACTTCAATATGAATCAGACTGAAGTGGACTGGCTCTTTCTGTACCCACAAGggatgaaaaaaattgtgatgtACATGAAGGACAGATTCAACAATACTCCAATGGTCATCACCGAAAAtggtaagaagaaaaaaaagttcacATTCTTGTCATATAAAAGCG harbors:
- the LOC104645804 gene encoding beta-glucosidase 18 isoform X1, translating into MLPAMFCQIAICMLFCGFTLSSCHQTEILNIIKENSNQVSSSSNFLFGTSSSCYQYEGAILSDGKGLNNWDVFTHQAGHIKDGSNGDVAVDHYNRYLEDIKLMEDMGVNGYRFSISWARILPKGTFGDVNMAGIEHYNKLIDALLQKGIQPLITLTHYDIPQELEERYGGWLSSQIQDDFSYYADICFKYFGDRVKYWTTINEPNLMAVRGYRLGTYPPSRCSGIVGNCSAGDSEREPFIAAHNMILSHAAAVSTYRTRYQKRQGGMIGISLDTQWYEPFSNSPEDIAATERARSFYVNWFLDPIILGRYPKEMVEILGSNLPDFSKNDLSKLSYGLDFIGINYYTAKYIKDCLYSACEHGNTWSEGSFFETREKDGVYIGQPTEVDWLFLYPQGMKKIVMYMKDRFNNTPMVITENGIAENDNLNPSITDTLNDIHRVNYMHSYLNSLANAITDGADVRGYFVWSLLDNFEWLDGYKLRFGLHYVNYTNLQRTPKLSATMYKQLMYNFNIQLEKNTAQN
- the LOC104645804 gene encoding beta-glucosidase 18 isoform X2, with amino-acid sequence MFGSKMKQEDIKLMEDMGVNGYRFSISWARILPKGTFGDVNMAGIEHYNKLIDALLQKGIQPLITLTHYDIPQELEERYGGWLSSQIQDDFSYYADICFKYFGDRVKYWTTINEPNLMAVRGYRLGTYPPSRCSGIVGNCSAGDSEREPFIAAHNMILSHAAAVSTYRTRYQKRQGGMIGISLDTQWYEPFSNSPEDIAATERARSFYVNWFLDPIILGRYPKEMVEILGSNLPDFSKNDLSKLSYGLDFIGINYYTAKYIKDCLYSACEHGNTWSEGSFFETREKDGVYIGQPTEVDWLFLYPQGMKKIVMYMKDRFNNTPMVITENGIAENDNLNPSITDTLNDIHRVNYMHSYLNSLANAITDGADVRGYFVWSLLDNFEWLDGYKLRFGLHYVNYTNLQRTPKLSATMYKQLMYNFNIQLEKNTAQN
- the LOC104645805 gene encoding beta-glucosidase 18 isoform X1, producing the protein MFCRIAICMLFCSFIISSCHQTDILNIIKKNPNQVSTSSNFLFGTSSSCYQYEGAILSDGKGLNNWDVFTHEAGHIKDGSNGDVAVDHYNRYLEDVKLMEDLGVNGYRFSISWARILPKGTFGDVNMAGIEHYNKLIDALLQKGIQPLITLTHYDIPQELEERYGGWLSSRIQDDFSYYADICFKYFGDRVKYWTTINEPNLMAVRGYREGTYPPSRCSGIFGNCSAGDSEREPFIAAHNMILSHAAAISIYRTRYQKRQGGMIGISLDTQWFEPFSNSSEDIAAAERARSFYVNWFLDPIILGRYPKEMVQILGSNLPDFSKNDLSKLSYGLDFIGINYYTAAYIKDCLYSACEHGRTWSEGSFLDTREKDGVYIGQPTEVDWLFLYPQGMKKIVMYMKDRFNNTPMVITENGIAENDNLNPSIIDTLNDFHRVDYMRSYLNSLANAITDGADVRGYFVWSLLDNFEWLDGYKLRFGLHYVNYTNLQRTPKLSATRYKQLMYNFNIQLEKNTAQN
- the LOC104645805 gene encoding beta-glucosidase 18 isoform X2, with translation MFCRIAICMLFCSFIISSCHQTDILNIIKKNPNQVSTSSNFLFGTSSSCYQYEGAILSDGKGLNNWDVFTHEAGHIKDGSNGDVAVDHYNRYLEDVKLMEDLGVNGYRFSISWARILPRTFGDVNMAGIEHYNKLIDALLQKGIQPLITLTHYDIPQELEERYGGWLSSRIQDDFSYYADICFKYFGDRVKYWTTINEPNLMAVRGYREGTYPPSRCSGIFGNCSAGDSEREPFIAAHNMILSHAAAISIYRTRYQKRQGGMIGISLDTQWFEPFSNSSEDIAAAERARSFYVNWFLDPIILGRYPKEMVQILGSNLPDFSKNDLSKLSYGLDFIGINYYTAAYIKDCLYSACEHGRTWSEGSFLDTREKDGVYIGQPTEVDWLFLYPQGMKKIVMYMKDRFNNTPMVITENGIAENDNLNPSIIDTLNDFHRVDYMRSYLNSLANAITDGADVRGYFVWSLLDNFEWLDGYKLRFGLHYVNYTNLQRTPKLSATRYKQLMYNFNIQLEKNTAQN